A genome region from Hoplias malabaricus isolate fHopMal1 chromosome 8, fHopMal1.hap1, whole genome shotgun sequence includes the following:
- the LOC136705340 gene encoding zinc finger protein 883: MEDMETELTSSEADALGADFITVELDTQPIEYVVKWAEVGSKFTISCVKKESEEGTCFTSEQLVKAEPDERFFVPYEAVYTECEDTDQSMIASQEVVRSDLDVDECMELVTSHLEVEDEDNDDEEEDDDDDEEEEEVDEGSDGDWEEEGSHSRNRRFICHFCGKSYSHSSSLARHLRTHTGGERSSSPPKARLGDNQKFLQCNLCGVQCNGTRLLAIHKKCHKTKRLHTCNTCGKTFNHSSSLSRHRLIHKRGLDKKLKPLFPTSNSAPIVTVTQRRRGPRKPKASPSEGKFVIGEPEKQYQCTQCDMIFSNSTSLSKHQVSHVRQLLNSYATGKDTLDKSSDLKIRLKLCSRDKPNYYTLCKKNKRGKRGRKRLQLAPDDECEEHFSMHGHAHGSEKRYGCNSCKKTFVRLSNLKQHQQTHAMGKLYQCQHCGKTFVHSSSFSRHKKIHLGLKQAPKHSRQSQMVDESAPVEFESE, from the coding sequence ATGGAGGACATGGAAACTGAGCTGACTTCATCTGAAGCAGATGCTCTCGGGGCAGATTTCATCACAGTGGAACTTGACACCCAGCCCATTGAGTATGTGGTCAAATGGGCTGAAGTGGGATCTAAATTCACTATATCCTGTGTGAAAAAGGAATCAGAAGAGGGCACTTGCTTTACCTCTGAGCAGCTGGTCAAAGCTGAGCCGGACGAGAGGTTCTTTGTCCCATATGAAGCGGTGTACACAGAATGTGAGGACACGGATCAGAGCATGATCGCCTCGCAGGAAGTGGTGAGGAGCGATTTGGATGTGGATGAGTGCATGGAGCTTGTGACCAGCCACCTAGAGGTTGAGGATGAAGACAATGACgatgaagaagaagacgatgacgacgatgaggaggaggaagaggtggatGAAGGATCTGATGGAGATTGGGAGGAAGAGGGCTCTCACTCTAGAAACAGGCGATTCATCTGCCACTTTTGTGGCAAGAGTTACAGCCATTCCTCCAGCCTGGCACGCCACTTGCGCACACACACTGGCGGGGAGcgttcctcctctcctcctaaAGCACGGTTGGGGGACAACCAAAAGTTCCTCCAGTGCAACCTGTGTGGCGTGCAGTGCAATGGCACGCGGCTTTTGGCAATACACAAGAAATGCCACAAAACCAAGAGACTGCACACGTGTAACACATGCGGCAAGACATTTAATCACAGCTCCAGTTTGTCACGGCACAGGCTGATCCATAAAAGAGGCCTGGACAAGAAGCTGAAGCCGCTGTTCCCGACGTCCAACTCTGCTCCCATTGTGACAGTGACCCAGCGTCGACGGGGGCCCCGGAAACCGAAAGCTTCTCCATCGGAGGGCAAGTTTGTTATTGGCGAGCCGGAGAAGCAGTACCAGTGTACGCAGTGTGACATGATCTTCAGCAACTCCACCAGCCTCTCCAAGCATCAAGTGTCCCATGTGCGGCAGCTGCTCAACTCCTATGCCACGGGCAAGGACACCCTGGACAAATCCTCGGACCTGAAGATCCGGCTGAAGCTCTGTTCTCGGGACAAGCCCAACTACTACACGTTGTGCAAGAAGAACAAACGTGGCAAAAGAGGACGGAAGAGGCTGCAACTGGCACCTGATGATGAGTGCGAGGAGCACTTCAGCATGCACGGGCATGCGCATGGCAGTGAGAAACGCTACGGCTGCAACTCCTGCAAGAAGACCTTTGTCCGCCTTTCCAACCTGAAGCAGCACCAGCAGACGCACGCCATGGGCAAACTGTACCAGTGTCAGCACTGCGGCAAGACGTTTGTCCATTCGTCCAGCTTCTCCCGCCACAAGAAGATCCACTTGGGCCTAAAGCAGGCACCCAAACACAGCAGGCAGAGCCAGATGGTTGACGAGAGCGCCCCAGTGGAATTTGAATCTGAGTGA